A genomic stretch from Theobroma cacao cultivar B97-61/B2 chromosome 4, Criollo_cocoa_genome_V2, whole genome shotgun sequence includes:
- the LOC18602227 gene encoding non-specific lipid-transfer protein: MATNMSLKLACVVVLCLVVGAPLAQGAITCSQVSSYLAPCIPYLRGSGGAVPSNCCSGIKNLNGAAQTSQDRKAACGCIKNAAGSISGINYALASQMPSKCGVSIPYQISPNIDCNSVN; encoded by the exons ATGGCTACCAATATGTCCCTGAAGCTTGCATGTGTCGTGGTTTTGTGCTTGGTGGTGGGTGCACCCCTGGCTCAGGGGGCCATAACATGTAGTCAAGTCAGCAGCTACCTGGCACCATGCATTCCTTACCTGAGAGGCAGCGGTGGCGCTGTGCCTTCAAATTGCTGTAGTGGGATCAAAAATCTCAACGGCGCCGCCCAAACCTCACAAGATCGCAAAGCGGCTTGCGGCTGCATCAAAAATGCTGCTGGCTCAATTTCTGGCATCAACTATGCACTCGCAAGTCAAATGCCAAGCAAGTGCGGCGTGAGCATCCCGTACCAGATCAGCCCCAACATTGACTGCAATAG CGTCAACTGA
- the LOC108660467 gene encoding non-specific lipid-transfer protein 1-like, translated as MAALNLKLVFGLAVLWMLVVDPMATAALTCDDVTGQLFPCLTYLTLRGKNVRPPPQGCCNGVRRLNKQAQSKADRQKACNCIKGLAGTFTGLNLDLVEGLPRRCNVNIPYKISPSTDCKKVN; from the exons ATGGCTGCTCTTAATCTTAAGCTTGTTTTTGGTCTAGCAGTGTTGTGGATGTTGGTGGTTGATCCAATGGCCACCGCCGCACTAACTTGTGATGATGTGACAGGTCAACTGTTTCCATGCTTAACTTACCTGACGTTGCGTGGAAAAAATGTGCGTCCGCCACCGCAAGGATGCTGCAATGGGGTTCGGAGACTGAACAAACAGGCTCAGAGCAAAGCTGATCGCCAAAAGGCTTGCAACTGCATAAAAGGGCTGGCTGGGACCTTCACCGGTCTGAATCTAGACTTGGTTGAAGGCCTTCCTAGAAGGTGCAATGTCAACATTCCTTACAAGATCAGCCCCTCCACGGACTGCAAAAA GGTGAACTAA